The Candidatus Eisenbacteria bacterium nucleotide sequence CAAAGGAAGAGCGCGGGGAGCGTGAAGATGACGCCGCTCGCCACCGAGCTCGAAGCGGAGCCGACGGTTTGCGAGAGGTTCGCCTCGAGAATCGTGGCGCGAGCGCCGGCGAGGGAGAGGGCTCGAAAGGCCGCGACGGTCATCACCGCCACCGGGATCGAGGTCGAGATCGTGAGCCCCGCTCGAAGGCCGAGATACGCGTTCGCCGCGCCGAAGAGAATCCCGAAGAGAATGCCGGCCGCGATCGACTTCGCCGTGAACTCGGGGAGCGACGCTGAGGCGGGCACGTACGGCTGGAACGGCCGCTCCTCGCCGTCCGCTCTCAATGGTTCTCCGTTCGGTCGCGATCTCCCGGGCACGGCCGTCCCTCCTATTTGCGCCAGAACGAAGGGAAGAAGAGAACCAGGACCGTGAGGATCTCGAGCCTCCCGAGCAGCATGCAGATCGAGAGGATCGTCTTGCCCGCTCCGCCGATTTCCCCGTAGTGGCCGGCCGGCCCCACCTCGCCGAGACCGGGACCGATGTTCGAAAGACAGGCGACGACCGCGCCTCCCGCGGTGACGAGGTCGAGCCCGAGCGCGGCCATCGCGAGCGACGCGGCGACGAAGATTCCGATATAAAGCGCGAAGAAGCCGAGCACGCTTCGCACGATCTCGTCGGGGACCGGCTTGTGATCGAGCTTCAAGACACGCACACCCCTCGGATGGATCAAACGGAAGACCTGGACGTAGGCTTGCTTGATGATCAAGAGGATCCTCGCGTTCTTTATGCCGCCGCCGGTCGACCCGGCGCATCCGCCGAAGAACATGAGGACCACGAGAACGTACTGGGCGAGCACGTGCCAGTTCTCGTAGTCGGCCGTGCAGAAGCCGGTGGTCGTCGCGATCGACACGACGGTGAACGCTGAATCGCACGCGTTCGCGTGGATTCCGTCGTAGAGGGAACGGTTGAACAGGAAAATGATCGCCGACGCCGCGAGAAGCGTTCCGAGATAGAAGCGGAACTCCTCGTTTCTCCAATAGGCGCGGACACGGCCCCGAAGGGCCAGCAGGTGCAGGGAGAAGCTGATCCCGGCGAGCAGCATGAAGAAGGTCACGGTCCAGCGGATGAAGAGGCTCGGGTAGGCACCGATGCTCGCCGACTCTGTGGAGAACCCTCCGGTCGCCATCGTCGCGAAGGAGTGACAGACCGCTTCGTAGAACCCCATCCCGCCGAGGAGGAGAAGGAGGACCTCGGCGAAGGTGAAGAGGAAGTAGACGCCCCAGAGAACCTTCGCGGTCGTTTGGATGCGCGGGAAGAGCCGGTCGGTCGTCGGACCGGGGGCCTCCGCGTCGAAGAGCTGCATCCCGCCGACGCGGAGGAACGGGAGGATCGCGAGAGAAAGGACGATGATGCCCATGCCGCCCAGCCAGTGCGTGGTCGCGCGCCAGAAGAAGATGCTCTCGGGAACGGCGTCGAAATCGCGGATCACCGAGGCGCCGGTCGTCGTGAATCCGGACATCGATTCGAAGAACGCGTCGATCGGGTTCGGAATCGCGCCTGAGAAGAGAAAGGGGAGCGAACCGAAGACCGCGTAGGACAACCAGCCGAGCGTGACGATCGCGAAACCCTCGCGGAACCCGATCCCCCTCTCGCTCCGGTAGGAGAAGAGAAGTCCGGCGCCGACCGAGGCGGACACGCACGCGGAGAGAACGAACGCGATCGCCTGCCCGTCGCGAAACCAAAGGGAGAAAGGGATCGGCGCGAGCAAGGCGATCCCGAGAAACACGAGGAGGCCGCCCAGAACACGAAGAGTCGCTCGTAGATCCATCGTCAGGAGAAGAACTTCTCGACCTGGTTGATCGAGCCCGGAAGAGAGAACACGACCGCGTGATCCCCGGGCTCGAGGTGATCGCCCCCTCCGGGGATGAGGACTTCCTCGCCCCGCACCACCGCTCCGATGATCGCCCCGCCCGGGAAGTCGAGTTCCCGAAGAGGCTTTCTCACGATCCGCCCGGACGAAGGGACGATGAACTCCGCGACTTCCGCACCGCTTCTCTCCACCATCGCGAGCGAGAGCACCTCGCCCTTCCTCACGTAGCGGATGATCTCCCCCGCGGTCGCGAGACGGGGGCTGATGCAAGCGTCTACGCCGAGGCTCGGGGCGAGATTCAAGAGGACCGGATGGTTGACCAGGGCGATCGCGCGCCGCACCCCGCGCTGTTTGGCGAGCAAGGAGAAGAGGATGTTCGCCTGATCGTCTTCGGTCACCGCAATGAAGGCGTCGCCGTCATGAATTCCCTCGTTCTCGAGCGTGTCCACGTCCGTTGCGTCCGTGTTCAGGATGAGCACGTTGTCAAGATCGGACGCGATGAGACGGCATTGGTCCGGGTTCCGGTCGATCACCTTGACGTGCGAACCGTTTTGCGCGAGCTCGCGCGCGACCAGATACCCGACCCTCCCGCCACCGAGAATGAAGACGTTCTTCGCTTCTTTCTTCTCGAGCCCGAAGAGATAGTCGATCGAGGAGAGGTCCGAGCGCTTGCAGACGTAGTAGATCGTGTCGCCCGCCTGGATCACGTCTTCGCCCCTCGGAATGATCGACTTTTCGCCGCGGGCGATGGCGACGACCACGAGCCGGTAGATCCCTCGGATCTCGCCCAGTTCGGCGAGCGTGACC carries:
- a CDS encoding TrkH family potassium uptake protein: MDLRATLRVLGGLLVFLGIALLAPIPFSLWFRDGQAIAFVLSACVSASVGAGLLFSYRSERGIGFREGFAIVTLGWLSYAVFGSLPFLFSGAIPNPIDAFFESMSGFTTTGASVIRDFDAVPESIFFWRATTHWLGGMGIIVLSLAILPFLRVGGMQLFDAEAPGPTTDRLFPRIQTTAKVLWGVYFLFTFAEVLLLLLGGMGFYEAVCHSFATMATGGFSTESASIGAYPSLFIRWTVTFFMLLAGISFSLHLLALRGRVRAYWRNEEFRFYLGTLLAASAIIFLFNRSLYDGIHANACDSAFTVVSIATTTGFCTADYENWHVLAQYVLVVLMFFGGCAGSTGGGIKNARILLIIKQAYVQVFRLIHPRGVRVLKLDHKPVPDEIVRSVLGFFALYIGIFVAASLAMAALGLDLVTAGGAVVACLSNIGPGLGEVGPAGHYGEIGGAGKTILSICMLLGRLEILTVLVLFFPSFWRK
- the trkA gene encoding Trk system potassium transporter TrkA → MKVIIVGAGEVGFHIAGHLADQGHDIAVVERNPEKHRLLKERVNALVVLGNGSSAAALEEAGVASADLFIAVTNQDEVNLVACLLAREYKVPRIIARVKTLEYIRGDGKLNAEKLGIDMFINSDAVVAEEICKIAGHPAASEMVEFAGGEVLFVGLQVSAQNPVAGVTLAELGEIRGIYRLVVVAIARGEKSIIPRGEDVIQAGDTIYYVCKRSDLSSIDYLFGLEKKEAKNVFILGGGRVGYLVARELAQNGSHVKVIDRNPDQCRLIASDLDNVLILNTDATDVDTLENEGIHDGDAFIAVTEDDQANILFSLLAKQRGVRRAIALVNHPVLLNLAPSLGVDACISPRLATAGEIIRYVRKGEVLSLAMVERSGAEVAEFIVPSSGRIVRKPLRELDFPGGAIIGAVVRGEEVLIPGGGDHLEPGDHAVVFSLPGSINQVEKFFS